A genomic window from Camelina sativa cultivar DH55 chromosome 2, Cs, whole genome shotgun sequence includes:
- the LOC104754407 gene encoding uncharacterized protein LOC104754407: MTTSVGYPSGSSHSTGLIDVDSLFCGKLFKDKTEMRSQMRMYAVKHSFEFHTFKSDNKRYVLKCIDEKCSWRLRATKAKASDSFVVRKYISQHSCDSALRNVSHRQASARTLAGLVSNHFAGGKLPLRPKQLMEIFRNDHGVGVSYSKAWRAQEHASELARGIPADSYEVLPSWFHMIEKKNPGTITYIKADSDNKFRYGFLAFGASIRGFKLMRKVISIDGAHLKSKYKGTLLAASAQDGNFQLYPIAFAVVDSENDASWDWFLRCLKTIIPDEEDLVFVSDRASSIATALSVNYVHAHHGICTFHLQKNLETRFRASASLLPVVNDASRAYTQYDFDYLFTQISNGDPDLGEYLWQADIRKWSRAYSPSNRYNIMTSNCAESINSRLKETREYPIVCLFDTIRSILTRWFNERREESCRHPYAVTTKVGNKMNESYNNTTRWLEVSQVNENIFEVKAALKTYMVNLDTRKCTCCMFDIDKFPCAHGIAAAKHVNLNENMFVDDYHSTERWRLAYSESIHPVGDMEYWEIPESVSTSIRPPSTRIPSGRRKKKRIASSWEYGKVVFITRICHPNVADRGGIHLKVLRTDCWTPMSIVKLFKQLVEKLIEPEVNDEGQTIEYLANLYKSDRRRFEAMAREMTNQYAGRGN; this comes from the exons ATGACAACCTCTGTTGGGTATCCATCTGGTTCTTCACACTCAACTGGTCTAATCGATGTTGATTCACTGTTTTGTGGAAAGTTattcaaagacaaaacagaaatgagaaGTCAGATGCGGATGTATGCAGTCAAGCATAGTTTtgagtttcatacttttaagtCAGACAACAAGAGGTATGTTCTTAAATGTATTGATGAAAAATGTAGTTGGAGGCTACGTGCAACTAAGGCTAAAGCATCAGATAGCTTTGTTGTTCGAAAGTATATTAGTCAGCACAGCTGTGACTCTGCTTTAAGGAATGTTAGTCATCGCCAAGCATCTGCAAGGACTTTGGCTGGTTTggttagtaaccattttgcagGAGGAAAGCTTCCTCTCAGACCCAAACAGCTCATGGAAATTTTTAGGAATGACCATGGAGTTGGTGTCTCGTACTCAAAAGCATGGAGAGCTCAAGAACATGCATCAGAACTTGCTAGGGGTATACCTGCTGATAGTTATGAGGTTTTACCGAGTTGGTTTCACatgatagaaaagaagaatccagGTACTATCACTTACATCAAAGCTGATTCTGATAATAAGTTTAGATATGGTTTTCTGGCTTTTGGTGCATCAATTAGAGGTTTTAAGTTGATGAGAAAAGTTATTTCTATTGATGGCGcccatttgaaatcaaaatataaaggGACTTTGCTTGCTGCATCAGCTCAGGATGGTAATTTTCAGTTGTATCCTAttgcttttgctgttgttgattctgagaatgatgcATCATGGGATTGGTTTTTGCGGTGTTTGAAGACTATTATTCCTGATGAAGAGGATCTAGTTTTTGTGTCTGATCGGGCTTCTTCAATTGCAACTGCGCTATCAGTAAATTATGTACATGCTCATCACGGGATCTGCACTTTCCACTTGCAAAAGAACCTGGAAACACGATTTAGAGCTTCggcttctcttcttccagtTGTTAATGATGCTTCAAGAGCTTACACTcagtatgattttgattatttgttcacTCAAATTTCCAATGGTGATCCGGATCTTGGAGAATATCTTTGGCAAGCTGATATTAGGAAATGGTCACGTGCATATTCTCCTTCAAACCGGTACAACATTATGACATCTAATTGTGCCGAGTCCATTAACTCCAGGTTAAAAGAGACTCGTGAGTATCCAATTGTCTGCCTGTTTGATACAATCAGGTCTATTttgactaggtggtttaatgaACGACGTGAGGAGAGCTGTCGACATCCATATGCTGTTACTACAAAAGTTGGGAATAAGATGAATGAATCTTATAATAATACTACCCGCTGGCTTGAAGTTAGTCAAGTAAATGAAAATATCTTCGAGGTTAAAGCAGCTTTAAAGACATATATGGTGAATTTGGACACAAGGAAATGCACATGCTGTATGTTTGATATTGACAaattcccttgtgcacatggaATTGCTGCTGCCAAACATGTCAATCTCAATGAAAACatgtttgttgatgattatCATTCCACTGAAAG atGGCGTTTAGCATATTCAGAGAGCATTCACCCAGTAGGTGATATGGAGTATTGGGAGATTCCAGAGAGTGTTAGTACTTCTATTCGGCCACCTTCTACTCGTATACCTAGTGGCAGgcgaaagaaaaagagaatagctAGTTCATGGGAGTATGGAAAG GTTGTTTTCATCACAAGAATTTGCCACCCAAATGTAGCAGATAGGGGAGGCATTCACCTAAAAGTTTTGAGGACCGACTGTTGGACTCCCATGTCCATTGTTAAGCTTTTCAAGCAATTAGTGGAGAAGTTGATTGAACCAGAGGTCAATGATGAGGGACAGACCATTGAATATCTTGCCAACCTCTACAAAtctgataggagaaggtttgaagCCATGGCTAGAGAGATGACCAATCAATATGCTGGGAGAGGAAACTGA
- the LOC104754417 gene encoding ubiquitin-conjugating enzyme E2-16 kDa-like, with the protein MAHVSPSSLVRTDMRCLNRDLSPNITAVTVDDDIFRWEATLIGPVNTPYEGGVFKLRITFPPDYPRSPPKVVFITRICHPNVADRGGIHLKRLRRDCWTPMSIVKVFKELVEKLIEPEVNDEEQTIEYLANLYKSDRRRFEAMAREMTNQYAGRGN; encoded by the exons ATGGCCCATGTTTCTCCTTCAAGCCTTGTAAGGACTGATATGAGATGTCTGAACAGGGATCTTTCGCCAAACATCACCGCAG TAACTGTTGATGACGACATTTTCCGTTGGGAGGCTACTCTAATCGGACCGGTGAATACTCCTTATGAAGGGGGAGTGTTTAAACTTAGGATTACATTTCCACCTGATTATCCAAGAAGTCCCCCCAAG GTTGTTTTCATCACAAGAATTTGCCACCCAAATGTAGCAGATAGGGGAGGCATTCACCTAAAACGTTTGAGGCGCGACTGTTGGACTCCCATGTCCATTGTTAAGGTTTTCAAGGAATTAGTGGAGAAGTTGATTGAACCAGAGGTCAATGATGAGGAACAGACCATTGAATATCTTGCTAACCTCTACAAAtctgataggagaaggtttgaagCCATGGCTAGAGAGATGACTAATCAATATGCTGGGAGAGGAAACTGA
- the LOC104730185 gene encoding disease resistance protein RML1A-like — MASSSSFTTRIRRYQVFPSFHGPDVRKGFLSHLQNHFASKGITTFKDQEIERGQTIRPELVLAIRQSRVSIVLLSEKYASSSWCLDELVEILKCKEAFGQNVMTIFYQVDPSDVRKQRGDFGSAFEKTCQGKTEEVKQSWSKALTDVANIEGEHSLNWANEAEMIRKIASDVSNKMNITPSRDFDGMVGLEAHLKKLNSLLWPGCYDPKPKNIIGIWGPAGIGKTTIARALYNQLSGGFQLKCFMGNLKGSLKSIVGVDGLESKKSLQQLLLSKILNQMDIKTDHLGAIRDRLQDQRVLIILDDVDDLEQLEVLADKPSWFGSGSRIIVTTEDKKILKAHGIQDIYHVDYPSVKEAVEILCLSAFKQTSIPRGFEELVYKVANLCDYLPLGLCVVGSSLRGESKHEWELQLSRTETSLDGKIEDVLKVGYNRLSKKDQSLFLHIACFFNNEVVGYVISMLSDRNLDVGNGLKTLEDKSLVHISTNGRIVMHHHLLQQLGRQIVLEQFDEAGKRQFLIEAEEIHDVLTTETGTGSVIGISYDTSNIGEVSVSKGPFEGMRNLRFLRIYRSLFGGKGTLQIPQDMEYLPRLRLLHWDHYPRKNLPPRFQPERLVQLHMEHSYFEKLWGGIQPLPNLKSINLSFSSRLKEIPNLSNATNLETLKLTKCASLVELPSSISSLHKLSKLNMRGCSKLRVIPTNINLASLEKVDMSYCSKLSRFPDISSNIKTLRVGKTKIKDVPPSVAGCWSRLECLKIGSSSLKRLTHAPLSITSLDLSNSDIKMIPDCVINLPHLIGLIVVNCKKLVTIQALPPSLETLNANDCVSLKRVCFSFHNPFMILTFYNCLKLDEESRRVIMQQSVYEYICLPGKEIPAEFCHKAAGRSITVPVAPGTFSASSRLKACFRILPVGHRYHSISCTRMSKRGVAIKICDLAWSSACPPRSEHLFIFHGKLYHGQRNRWHQEDVTISEILFKFNCSFDGNIIECGVQIKTEEAEDSSSSSSEADNFETESSRSESDFETESSSSEVDYYDTEGNNHHTYGDEDYEAESSKLSDMLKFSIELLRDQELIQKDYRLKQ, encoded by the exons atggcttcttcttcttcgttcacAACTCGCATCAGGAGATACCAAGTCTTTCCGAGTTTCCACGGTCCAGATGTCCGTAAAGGATTTCTCAGTCATTTACAAAATCACTTTGCAAGCAAAGGTATCACGACGTTCAAGGACCAGGAGATCGAGAGAGGTCAGACGATTAGACCTGAGCTCGTACTAGCGATTAGACAATCACGAGTCTCGATTGTGTTGCTCTCGGAGAAGTATGCTTCGTCCAGCTGGTGTTTAGATGAACTCGTTGAAATCTTGAAGTGTAAAGAAGCTTTTGGGCAGAATGTGATGACTATTTTTTACCAAGTTGATCCGTCAGATGTACGGAAACAGAGGGGAGACTTCGGGAGCGCTTTCGAAAAGACTTGTCAAGGGAAAACTGAAGAGGTGAAGCAGAGTTGGAGCAAAGCTTTGACCGATGTCGCAAACATAGAAGGGGAGCACTCTCTTAATTG GGCTAATGAAGCAGAGATGATCCGAAAGATTGCTTCAGATGTTTCAAACAAAATGAATATCACACCGTCCAGGGATTTTGACGGGATGGTGGGACTTGAAGCTCACTTGAAAAAACTGAACTCTTTGTTATGGCCTGGTTGTTATGATCCGAAGCCGAAGAACATTATTGGAATTTGGGGTCCTGCAGGGATTGGTAAGACAACCATTGCTAGAGCTTTATATAACCAACTCTCTGGTGGTTTTCAACTTAAATGTTTTATGGGGAACCTCAAGGGAAGTCTTAAGAGCATAGTGGGTGTCGATGGCCTTGAATCCAAGAAGTCTCTACAACAGCTCCTTCTGTCTAAGATTTTGAACCAAATGGATATAAAGACAGATCATTTAGGTGCAATAAGAGATCGGCTACAAGATCAAAGAGTGCTCATCATTCTTGACGATGTAGATGATCTAGAGCAGTTAGAGGTTTTGGCTGACAAACCTTCTTGGTTTGGTTCTGGAAGTCGGATCATCGTTACCACTGAAGATAAGAAGATTCTGAAGGCTCACGGAATTCAAGATATCTACCATGTGGATTATCCATCCGTGAAAGAAGCTGTTGAGATCTTATGTCTCTCTGCTTTCAAACAAACTTCTATACCAAGAGGTTTTGAAGAGCTTGTATATAAAGTAGCAAATCTTTGCGACTACCTTCCATTAGGCCTTTGTGTCGTGGGTTCATCTTTGCGTGGGGAGAGCAAGCACGAGTGGGAACTTCAATTATCTAGGACCGAAACTAGCCTTGATGGAAAAATTGAGGACGTATTAAAAGTGGGCTATAATAGATTGTCGAAGAAAGATCAATCTCTATTCCTTCACATTGCATGCTTCTTCAACAATGAAGTCGTTGGTTATGTGATATCTATGCTTTCTGACCGTAACTTGGATGTTGGAAATGGTTTAAAGACCCTAGAAGATAAATCTCTCGTGCATATATCTACTAATGGACGGATAGTGATGCACCACCATCTACTACAACAATTGGGTAGACAGATAGTTCTTGAACAGTTTGATGAAGCCGGGAAACGTCAATTTTTAATCGAGGCCGAAGAGATTCATGATGTACTGACAACGGAAACG GGTACTGGATCTGTCATAGGTATATCATATGATACATCCAATATCGGAGAGGTTTCTGTGAGTAAGGGGCCTTTTGAAGGAATGCGTAATCTCCGTTTCCTAAGAATATATAGGAGTTTGTTTGGTGGCAAAGGTACTTTGCAAATACCACAAGATATGGAGTATTTACCTCGTCTTAGGTTACTACATTGGGATCATTACCCGAGAAAAAATCTTCCTCCAAGATTTCAGCCGGAACGTCTCGTCCAACTTCATATGGAACACAGTTACTTCGAGAAGCTGTGGGGAGGAATCCAG CCCCTTCCTAATCTGAAGAGCATAAATCTGAGCTTTTCTAGTAGATTGAAAGAAATCCCAAATCTTTCAAATGCTACTAATCTCGAGACGTTGAAACTTACGAAGTGCGCAAGTTTGGTGGAGCTTCCCTCCTCTATTTCTAGTCTACACAAACTGAGTAAGTTGAATATGAGGGGATGCTCCAAGCTACGTGTTATTCCCACCAACATCAACCTAGCATCTCTTGAGAAAGTTGACATGAGTTATTGCTCGAAATTGAGTAGATTTCCAGATATTTCCAGTAACATTAAGACTCTCCGTGTcggaaaaacaaagataaaagatgTCCCTCCATCAGTTGCTGGATGTTGGTCTCGTCTTGAGTGCCTTAAGATTGGCAGCAGCAGCCTCAAGAGATTAACACATGCCCCGCTAAGTATAACTTCGCTAGATCTTAGTAACAGTGATATAAAGATGATTCCAGATTGCGTCATAAATCTCCCGCATCTAATAGGTCTTATCGTCGTAAACTGCAAGAAACTCGTGACAATTCAAGCTCTTCCTCCCTCGCTCGAAACCTTGAATGCAAACGACTGTGTATCACTCAAGAGAGTATGCTTCTCTTTCCATAACCCATTCATGATACTCACATTCTACAACTGCTTGAAACTGGatgaagaatcaagaagagTAATCATGCAACAATCAGTTTACGAGTATATATGCTTACCAGGTAAAGAAATCCCAGCAGAGTTCTGTCACAAAGCTGCAGGAAGGTCCATAACAGTCCCAGTGGCTCCAGGTACTTTCTCTGCTTCCTCAAGATTAAAGGCTTGCTTTCGAATTTTGCCAGTGGGACACCGATATCATAGTATAAGTTGTACTCGAATGAGCAAAAGAGGTGTTGCAATCAAAATCTGTGACTTGGCATGGTCTTCAGCGTGCCCTCCTCGGTCGGAACATCTGTTTATATTCCATGGTAAATTGTATCATGGACAACGAAACAGATGGCATCAAGAGGATGTCACTATAAGTGAGATTCTTTTTAAGTTCAACTGTTCCTTCGATGGCAATATTATCGAGTGTGGTGTACAGATCAAGACGGAGGAAGCTGAGGAtagtagcagcagcagcagcgaAGCAGATAACTTTGAAACTGAGAGTAGCAGAAGCGAATCGGACTTTGAAACTGAGAGTAGCAGCAGCGAAGTGGACTACTACGACACTGAAGGCAACAACCACCACACATATGGAGATGAAGACTATGAAGCTGAAAGTTCAAAGTTATcagatatgctcaaatttagcATAGAGCTATTAAGAGATCAGGAACTAATCCAGAAGGATTATAGACTCAAACAATAG
- the LOC104754375 gene encoding putative CCR4-associated factor 1 homolog 8: MKNCREIWMWNRNEEMNSIRNCLRNYRFIAFDTEFPGSLRDTPQQASDDQRYIDMSFSVNKTKLIQLGLTLFDSNGRVGGTWEINFSDFGDAEDARNNKSIEFLKRNGLDLKKIRAQGIEIDGFFNDLSWILKRTRNITWVTFHGSYDIAYMLKCFTRGESLPVTAAMFAKAVARTLGSVFDLKAIAGRYEGLGCRLGLEHLADALGLDRVGTAHHAGSDSELTARVFVKMTKIFPDVQEAEGFVYGLGYRIISDRLKHRQQQNHLEMMTRCYGPLPPPPPPPPPPFPLLTPMFVPGFPPFGDFGYAPSLCMY, translated from the coding sequence ATGAAAAATTGCCGTGAGATTTGGATGTGGAATCGTAATGAAGAGATGAATTCGATCAGAAATTGTTTAAGAAACTATCGATTTATAGCGTTTGATACTGAGTTTCCAGGTAGTTTAAGAGATACACCACAACAAGCTTCGGACGATCAACGATACATAGACATGAGTTTCAGCGTAAACAAAACGAAACTGATCCAGTTAGGTCTGACTCTGTTCGACAGCAACGGAAGAGTCGGTGGAACTTGGGAGATCAATTTCTCTGATTTCGGAGATGCTGAAGACGCGAGAAACAACAAGTCCATCGAGTTCCTAAAACGCAACGGTCTAGATCTGAAGAAGATTAGGGCACAAGGAATTGAAATCGACGGTTTCTTCAATGATCTCTCTTGGATTCTGAAGAGGACGAGGAACATCACTTGGGTGACGTTTCACGGGTCGTATGATATCGCATATATGTTGAAGTGTTTCACCAGAGGAGAGTCTTTACCCGTGACTGCTGCGATGTTTGCGAAAGCCGTAGCTAGAACCCTCGGCTCTGTTTTTGACCTTAAAGCTATCGCCGGTAGATACGAAGGGCTTGGTTGCCGTTTAGGGCTAGAGCATTTAGCGGATGCGTTGGGACTTGACCGTGTTGGTACTGCTCACCACGCCGGTTCAGATAGCGAATTAACCGCTAGGGTTTTCGTTAAGATGACTAAGATCTTCCCCGATGTGCAAGAGGCTGAAGGCTTTGTTTATGGACTCGGCTATAGAATCATCTCTGATCGTCTAAAGCACAGACAACAACAGAACCACCTTGAGATGATGACCAGATGCTACGGtccactaccaccaccaccgccgcctcctccaccaccgtttCCGCTACTAACTCCGATGTTTGTTCCTGGGTTTCCTCCTTTTGGTGATTTTGGCTATGCGCCTAGCTTATGTATGTATTAA